A genome region from Festucalex cinctus isolate MCC-2025b chromosome 17, RoL_Fcin_1.0, whole genome shotgun sequence includes the following:
- the cdc42ep4b gene encoding cdc42 effector protein 4, which produces MPILKQLVHSNQSKRRSRVDLTAEMISAPLGDFRHTMHVGRGGDAFGDTSFLSTRSGEAPDPDGKRGSPGSKPSLLARTFRGSKRSHSVNRGDRYEYNPTMPAPSSATFVKNAISLPYLNHHEGGGGSPGVGIPVANGPAAIATLDSAFDERHLGVLSELPPSLPKNGGGGGMKHAESMMSFHVDLGPSMLGDILSVMEKKGLEDDDLGYEEGKGSEGQGSPAHIPLIDDTPPVEERRPPARPPRMMIYQQKVMVAPYSPELHPRNNLQHLDSCSVSSSGSTTEEKTSYLQHNDTDSAKYSSPRGDDDFSFMDDDDDDEIRV; this is translated from the coding sequence ATGCCGATCCTCAAGCAGCTGGTCCACTCCAACCAGTCCAAGCGGCGTTCACGCGTCGACTTGACAGCGGAGATGATCAGCGCTCCCCTGGGTGACTTCCGGCACACCATGCACGTGGGGCGCGGCGGCGACGCCTTCGGGGACACGTCCTTCCTCAGCACGCGTTCAGGTGAAGCCCCCGACCCCGATGGCAAGCGCGGCTCGCCGGGCTCCAAGCCGTCGCTGCTGGCCCGCACCTTCCGCGGCAGCAAGCGCTCGCATTCAGTCAACCGCGGCGACAGGTACGAGTACAATCCCACCATGCCGGCCCCTTCCTCTGCCACCTTTGTGAAAAATGCCATCTCGCTGCCGTACCTCAACCACCACGAGGGCGGCGGGGGGAGCCCGGGGGTGGGCATCCCGGTGGCCAACGGGCCGGCGGCCATCGCCACCTTGGACTCGGCGTTTGACGAGCGCCACTTGGGGGTTCTCTCCGAGCTGCCGCCGTCCCTGCCCAagaacggcggcggcggcggcatgaAGCACGCCGAGTCCATGATGTCCTTCCACGTGGACTTGGGGCCCTCCATGCTCGGCGACATCCTGAGCGTGATGGAGAAGAAAGGCTTGGAGGACGATGACCTGGGCTACGAGGAAGGCAAGGGCAGCGAGGGCCAGGGCTCGCCCGCGCACATCCCGCTCATCGACGACACCCCTCCCGTCGAGGAGCGGCGGCCGCCCGCCAGGCCGCCCCGCATGATGATCTACCAGCAGAAGGTCATGGTGGCGCCCTACAGCCCTGAGCTCCACCCCAGGAACAACCTCCAGCACCTGGACAGCTGCTCCGTGTCCAGTTCCGGCTCAACCACTGAGGAAAAAACTTCTTACCTTCAGCACAACGACACGGACAGCGCCAAGTACAGCTCGCCACGCGGCGATGACGACTTCTCCTTcatggacgacgacgacgacgacgagatCCGAGTTTAA